The proteins below are encoded in one region of Sander lucioperca isolate FBNREF2018 chromosome 11, SLUC_FBN_1.2, whole genome shotgun sequence:
- the LOC116057005 gene encoding interferon-induced protein with tetratricopeptide repeats 5-like has protein sequence MSLLRKATLESKLEALQCHFTWNLDQSTTKLFRLRDQLKDIGTEEGYSWLGHIYNLQGFIHYQLGFTDDALRFFSRAAEAFRQMRNTVSDEGPWLVVNHGNLAWLHHHLGDQAESQAYLSKAKDLTNEYPSPSQDQLHPEIYAEKAWTLMKFGPEKQLLAADYFQRAIRMQPDMVEWHSSHVIGLVNAFKHSNKKLGADILEKMKIAKEHDPDNLYLAALYLEACATKGKQIESKARELASRVLRKPISSYSGIKPLLRLYRMYVSPDEAIDLAEEVLERHPDERYLKRCAAICYKKRIFLHRDNPLEHSLIDRAISLYEEVIPLYPRSSLKRKISLANIYAESKHRAKADQIYEELLESDLDAEGAQMLYNYYAKYVHFIRKESYKSIEYHMMAAAVPQQSYYRKNSIRTLERIRERNRNRMCGEIDEFLNNMQD, from the exons atGTCGCTattgaggaaag CAACACTGGAGTCCAAACTGGAGGCCCTGCAGTGCCACTTCACTTGGAATCTGGACCAAAGCACGACTAAACTTTTCCGTCTCAGGGACCAGCTGAAGGACATCGGCACAGAGGAGGGATACAGCTGGCTGGGTCATATTTACAACCTGCAGGGGTTCATTCACTACCAGCTGGGGTTCACTGATGATGCCCTGCGTTTCTTCAGCAGGGCAGCAGAGGCCTTCCGCCAGATGAGAAACACCGTCTCAGACGAGGGTCCCTGGTTGGTGGTGAACCACGGGAACCTGGCGTGGCTGCACCACCACCTGGGAGACCAAGCAGAGAGTCAGGCTTACCTGTCAAAGGCCAAAGACTTGACGAATGAATACCCATCTCCATCCCAGGACCAGCTCCATCCAGAGATCTACGCTGAAAAAGCCTGGACCCTGATGAAGTTTGGCCCAGAAAAACAGCTTCTGGCTGCAGATTACTTTCAGAGAGCCATCAGGATGCAGCCAGACATGGTGGAGTGGCACAGCAGCCACGTCATAGGGTTAGTGAATGCTTTTAAGCATAGCAACAAAAAGCTGGGGGCTGACATcttggagaaaatgaaaatcgcGAAGGAACACGATCCAGATAACTTGTACCTCGCTGCTCTGTACCTTGAGGCATGTGCTACGAAAGGAAAGCAAATTGAAAGTAAAGCACGTGAGTTGGCCAGCAGGGTTTTAAGAAAGCCCATTAGTAGCTACAGTGGTATCAAACCATTACTAAGGCTGTACAGAATGTATGTATCTCCTGATGAGGCCATTGATTTGGCTGAGGAGGTTCTGGAAAGACATCCAGACGAACGATATCTGAAGAGATGTGCTGCAATCTGCTACAAAAAGAGGATCTTTTTACACAGGGACAATCCCCTGGAGCACAGCCTGATCGACAGAGCTATCAGTCTCTATGAGGAAGTGATTCCTCTTTACCCTCGTTCTTCACTTAAGAGAAAAATATCTCTTGCAAACATATACGCAGAGTCGAAACACCGAGCTAAAGCTGACCAGATATACGAGGAATTGCTGGAGAGTGATCTGGATGCTGAAGGGGCACAGATGCTATACAACTACTATGCAAAATATGTACATTTCATCCGAAAAGAGAGCTACAAGTCGATAGAATATCACATGATGGCAGCGGCGGTACCGCAACAATCATACTATCGTAAAAACAGCATCAGAACTCTGGAGAGGATcagagaaagaaacagaaaccGAATGTGTGGAGAAATAGATGAGTTTCTGAATAACATGCAAGACTAA